The following is a genomic window from Polaribacter atrinae.
TTTTCTGCCTTACTATGCTTTAAAATATTATTCACAAATTCTTGAATAATATTATATACTTTTATTTCAAAATTTTGTTCGTACCTCCTTGTTTCTCCTATTCTTGTATCAATCTTAATTTGAGAGTTAGAATATTTTTCTGCTATTTCTTTTATAGCATATTTTAAACCAAATTTTAACAATACAGAAGAAACTAAGGTGTGAGATAAATCTCTTATACTTTGAGATGCTTCTTTTATAATTTTTTGTGTTTTGTCTATTTCTACAGGTGTTTCTCCTTTAAAAAGACCTCTTGTAGCTTGTAAGTGCAAATTTGCAGATGATAAAAGCGCACTTATACTGTCATGTAACGTTTCTGCTATTTGTTTTCTCTCTGATTCTTTACCATCTATTGTAGCATTTAAAATCCTTACCTGAGAATCTGATTTTATTTTTTCTAAATTCTGACTCTGAACTAACTGTGTTTGAGATAGTTTTAAACTTAAATTTTTCTGTCTAAGTTTATAAAAAATTAATGCAAACAATAAGGTAATAATTATAATTACGCTTCCTATACCAAGTAACCAGAATGTCCTTTGATTTTTTAGTCGTTTGTTTTCTTCTTCTTTTAAAACTAATTTTTTAACTGTATTAACATCGTATTCAGCATTAATTTTTTTTACAATTCCTCTAATTTCAGTATCTCTTAATTCATCTTTTATACCATAAGATATTTCTTGAAATTCATACGCTTTGTAATCTTTTAACTTGTACATAGCCCAAGATAAATTAGCATATAAACTAGCTTTAAATCTTACTGCTTTTGAACTATTATCATTCTTTATTAAGTCTAAACCTTCTAAATAGATTTCTTTAGCTAAGTTAAAATCTTCTTTAATTAAATAAATACTCGCTAGATTACCTAAAGCAGCAGCTTGATTTATTTTATTATTATTTAATTTATGAATTTTTATAGATTTATTGGCATATTTAGTAGCTAAATCATATAAAGAATCATTAATATAAAAAGCAGATAAATTACTATATGCTTTTGCTTTAGTATCTAAATAAATTTTATTTAGATCGTTAAAATCTAAAATTTTTTTATAATAATATAATGTACTGTCTCTATAATTTTTAATTTGCTCTTTGTCTTTTACATTACTCCTCTCTTTAAGTTTGTGATAGGAACTTCCTAAACGCAGATAATTTTGAATTAATAATAATTTTGATTCTAAATTTTCATCTTTATTATCTAATAATAGAGAATCATTTAACATATTATCTACATTAACTCTAAAATATTTTATACCATCATTAAAGCTTAGTGTTTCGTAAAAAATATTTCCTATTAAATAGTTTGTTTTGTAAAAAACACTTCTATTTTTATTCTTAGAACTATCTAATAAAGTAAATGCATTTTTTAATGCTACATCAAATTTTTTCTCTTTATATAATTTATCAACATTTTTAAAACTTTTTATTAAAACACTATCATTTAATTGCATACAAAAAGAAGCTGTATGAAATACAACTTCTTTTCTATTTGAAAGTGCTTTAAAAAAAATAAGCAAAAACAAAAACAAAAATATTCTACTTAAGATTTTCAATTTTTATTTATTTAATCTATGATTACTTCTGGTCTTCTCTCTTTGAAATATGTATAACCTGTTGATTTTGCAGAAGTATTATTTTCTATAATATGATTTACAAAATCAATTTTTAAAGTTTGACCTTCTAATTTTTCAAAAACCTTAGAAAAAACTGTTTCTTCAGATTTTCCTTCTTGTAAATGAACTTCGTAAATGCTTAATTCTTCATTAAAAATAAAATCTACTTTCACTTTATTTTTTACACTAAAGTTTAGTGTATAAGTTCCATTTTCATTGCCAGAGATACTATACTCAGCTAACATTTCTTCTTTGTTTGCTTTAGCAAATGAAGCGTCTTCATCTTTAATACTAATTTGAGGTTGTTTACTAGTATTGGTATCTACAAATCCTATTTTAAGTTGATTTCCGTCTATTACAAAATCTTGAGTAACCTTACTATTCAGTTTATTTTCTGATGAATATAAATAAATATAATTAGTATTTGTAGTTTCATCAACAACGTTTTCCGTTTTTACATTTCCATTTAAATTAAAATCTAAAGAATAAGCTCCATCAACGTCTCTTTTAATGGTATACGCTTTTAATAAATCTAAATTTTGTTCTTCTGGCAATACTGTTTCGTTGAATGAGCAAGAAGTAAAAATAAATGTTAACGACGCTAATACTGCAAATAAGTTAATTTTTTTCATAAGGGGAGTTTTTAATACTATATTTAATTCTATAAGGAAAACTATTCATATTTATAGTAAGCTAGAATGCATGCACCAATTAGTGTTCTTAGAGTTAACTATTAAACCTTTTAGGGGAACGATTTATAAATAAATCAAAGCTTAATAATTATTTTTTTAGGGGTGTAAGAACTAAACTATATTGTTTTTAACTGCATACATTGCCAAGCCTACTGCATTTTTTACATTTAATTTTTTTAACAAACTTTTTCTATACGTTTCTATGGTGTTTCTACTAAGATGCATTAAATCTGCCATCTCTAGCGTACTATACTCTTTTGTAATTAATTTTAAAACATCCAATTCTCTTTCCGTTAAACTCTCTAACAAATATTTGTCTGGCATTTCTCCTTTAGGAACCTTTTGACCAGATAAAGATTGTAATAAAATTTTCTGGATATCACTACTAAAATATTGCTCGCCATTTGCAACTGCTTTAATAGCGTTTACAATGTGCTCTCCAGCATTATTTTTAGAGATGTAACCATTACAACCTAAAGATAAAACTTCTTGAACAATCTTAAGATCATCATAACTAGATAAAATAATAACTTTTTGGTCTATTTTTCTTTTTCTAAAGTGTTTTAATACTTCAAAACCATCTAAAACTGGCATTGTAATATCTAATATTAACACATCTGCCGAATTTTCTTTTTGATCAAACCAATCAATTACCTCTTGTCCTGTTAAAGAGTAACCTTTAATTTCAATTTCTTTATCAGTATTTATTACAGCGATGATGCCTTCTATTAATATTTTATGATCATCGGCTACGTGAACGTATATCTTTTCTTTCATTATTATATTACAAATTTAGAGTACAATTAAGAGACTTACAATACCCATTTTCGGTGAAATTTCGACCTCACTGTTTTCAGTGAGACACCTCACTGAAAACAGTGAGAAGATTAACATATATATTTAATTTACAATATGTTAGTTGTTATTAATTTTAAACTATTTTAGTTAATAAAAATACAAATTAAATATTCAAATTAGTTTTAAACTCTAGAAAGTTATAGAAAACAAAAAACCGAGAAATAAATTCTCGGTTTTTTTTTCGCACTAAATATACTAATATGATAGGTTTATCGCAATCTATCTACAGATTTCACAAGATCTTCATCCTTTTTAATAGCTTTATTTGCCAAAACAATAAGCAAAATAACTAAAATTGGTAAGAACATCCCAATACCTTTCTCCGAAATCGAAACTTCTCCAGGTAAAGTTAGAGATACATAAATCAATAATCCTAATAAAAAAAGATTGATCAAAATTACTAAACGGCCTACAACAAATTGTAACTTTCTATTTTTAAATAAAAAAATAGTTGCAAAAGATACAATCGCCGAAAGCAAATATAACAAAGGAATTACTTTTAAAAGCATAGAATCTCTAAAAAATAAATCCAAAGCAAAAATCTCCTCTTTAATACTACTCCAAATGTCAAATACAAATATTAAACCGCCAGAAACTGCAGTTGCTAATAATAAATATATACTCTGTATTCTTTGAATCATATTAAAAAATAGAAATACAAAAGTAGAACTTTCTTTTTTAAAAAGAAAACCTAAAACTTAAAAATTTTGCATATATTTGTAATATAATAACCACCCATTAAATATTGTATAGTACTATATACAATACATAAACTCTAAAAAAATTATAATTAATCTTATCTAAATAAGGTTTACAATTTAACTTAACACATAAAGAATGTTCGAAATCTCAGAACTAAAAGCAAAAACACTTGCTGATTTACAGGTAATTGCAAAATCTATTGGTCTATCGAAGACGAGTCAACTTAAAAAATTAGATTTAGTGTATCAAATACTAGATACACAAGCTGCAAACCCTGTAGATACTTCATCTTCTCTTGTTTCTGAAGTAAAACAAAAAACAGAGAAACCTAAAAGAAAAAGAGTTTCTAAAACTACTGACACAGTAAAGACAACAACAGAAGCTAAAACTGAGCAGCTTACATTAGAAACACCTGAAGTAAAGGTAAAACAAGAAAAAACAGTTCAACGTAAACCTAACCCTAGGAAACCTGTACAGAAAGAAACTGTACAAAAAGAAGTTGAAACAGTAGTAGAAACTAAACCAAAAGTAACCAAAGAAAGAGTTGCTAAAAAAGTAGAAAAACAGGAACAAAAACCTGCAAATACTCAAAACAAACCACAACCAAATAAGCCACAACCAAAAAATAATCTTCCAAAGAAAAACCCTAACCAAACTAGAGACAAAAACAACTCTAACAGAAGTAATGGTAATAAATCTGGTAATCGTTATAAAGATCCAGATTTTGAATTTGATGGAATTATTGAAAGTGAAGGTGTATTAGAAATTATGCCTGATGGTTATGGTTTTTTACGTTCTTCTGACTATAACTACTTATCATCACCAGATGATATTTATGTTTCTCAATCTCAAATTAAATTATTTGGTTTAAAAACAGGAGATACTGTAAGAGGAAATGTTCGTCCGCCAAAAGAAGGTGAAAAATATTTTCCATTAATCAGAGTATCTAAAATAAACGGATTAAATCCTAACTTAGTTAGAGATCGTGTTTCTTTTGAACACTTAACTCCTTTATTTCCTCAAGAAAAATTCAATTTAGCAGAAAAAGGAAGCTCTTTATCTACAAGAATTATCGATTTGTTTTCTCCATTAGGAAAAGGACAACGTGGTATGATTGTAGCACAACCAAAAACTGGTAAAACCATGTTATTAAAAGACGTGGCAAATGCAATTGCAGCAAATCACCCAGAAGTTTATCAAATTGTTTTATTGATTGATGAGCGTCCGGAAGAAGTTACAGACATGAAACGTAATGTTCGTGGAGAAGTAGTAGCTTCTACTTTTGATGAACCTGCAGACAAACACGTTAAAGTGGCAAACATAGTTTTAGAAAAAGCAAAACGTTTGGTAGAATGTGGGCATGATGTTGTAATTCTTTTAGATTCAATTACGCGTTTGGCTAGAGCATATAATACTGTTGCACCTGCATCTGGTAAAATACTTTCTGGTGGTATCGATGCAAATGCATTACACAAACCAAAACGTTTCTTTGGAGCAGCTAGAAACATAGAAAATGGTGGTTCTTTAACCATTATTGCTACTGCACTTACAGAAACAGGTTCTAAAATGGACGAAGTAATCTTCGAAGAATTTAAAGGAACAGGTAACATGGAGCTTCAATTAGACAGAAATATTTCTAACAGAAGAATTTACCCAGCTATCGATTTAATTAAGTCTTCTACAAGAAGAGACGATTTATTATTAGATGCTAAAACGGTACAAAGAATGTGGGTTTTACGTAAGTATCTTGCAGATATGAACCCAATAGAAGCAATGGAATTTATCAATGATAAAATTAAGTTCTCTAAGAATAATGATGAGTTTTTAATCTCTATGAATGGTTAGAATTAACCTTTCTATTTAATTTAGACAAAACCTTTTTGAGCAATCAAGAAGGTTTTTTTTTATTAGAAGCTATTTCCTGCTTTCCACTATATCTTTTTATGCAGATTATAATCTATAAACCAAATCATAAAACTACTAAGCAATTTACAAGCTATAACCAACACTATTGAATTAAAGCATAACAAGGATGTCGCTGCAATCAGGGCTAAGCACACTTGTAATTAAACTACTCTTAACAGCAACATATACGCCTTATCTAGCTAAACTCGTTAACTAAATTTAGAGCATAAAAAATCCGTTCAAAAAATTGAACGGATTTTTTATTTTAAATAAACTTGATCTTAGTTACTAGTATATAAGTTAGATCTGTAATCTTCTACATCAGAAGCATTTTTAATTGCTTCATATATTGCAAAAGTTTTTGTTTTTCTAGACTCTGCAATACTTTTTCTTACAGCTTCGTAATTAGGTAAAGCAGTTGGTAACTCTTTATTAGTTACAGTAAAAGCATATACACCTCTATTACCCTCTATGTTTTTGTAAACTTTATTAATTTCTGCATTATACATTGCCCCTACTACTTTAGGCTCTGAACCAGCACCAGATAATGTAGGACTTTTTAAATTAATTCCGCTTGCATTTCTAACATTCGTATTGTTGTCTTTAGCAATATCAGCTAAAGTAGTTCCATTAAATTTATCTGCAATTAATTTTGCTTTCTTTTGGTTTACTAAAATAGGTTTAACACTACTTGTTGCTTTAGCAGCAGACATTAATCCTTTTTCTGTTTTAGCCGTTACAAAAGCAACTACATGACTACCTTCTAAATCAAAACGTTTAAAATCTCCTGCCTTAGTATCATTACTAAAAGCCCAAGAAA
Proteins encoded in this region:
- a CDS encoding sensor histidine kinase, whose amino-acid sequence is MQLNDSVLIKSFKNVDKLYKEKKFDVALKNAFTLLDSSKNKNRSVFYKTNYLIGNIFYETLSFNDGIKYFRVNVDNMLNDSLLLDNKDENLESKLLLIQNYLRLGSSYHKLKERSNVKDKEQIKNYRDSTLYYYKKILDFNDLNKIYLDTKAKAYSNLSAFYINDSLYDLATKYANKSIKIHKLNNNKINQAAALGNLASIYLIKEDFNLAKEIYLEGLDLIKNDNSSKAVRFKASLYANLSWAMYKLKDYKAYEFQEISYGIKDELRDTEIRGIVKKINAEYDVNTVKKLVLKEEENKRLKNQRTFWLLGIGSVIIIITLLFALIFYKLRQKNLSLKLSQTQLVQSQNLEKIKSDSQVRILNATIDGKESERKQIAETLHDSISALLSSANLHLQATRGLFKGETPVEIDKTQKIIKEASQSIRDLSHTLVSSVLLKFGLKYAIKEIAEKYSNSQIKIDTRIGETRRYEQNFEIKVYNIIQEFVNNILKHSKAEKAMIKIDEADGKLYLRISDDGVGFDKNKVVNKEGLGLNQIDARIQMMQGEFNIDTAPKSGTVIKVVLPILEKKQVNLV
- a CDS encoding DUF4293 domain-containing protein, which codes for MIQRIQSIYLLLATAVSGGLIFVFDIWSSIKEEIFALDLFFRDSMLLKVIPLLYLLSAIVSFATIFLFKNRKLQFVVGRLVILINLFLLGLLIYVSLTLPGEVSISEKGIGMFLPILVILLIVLANKAIKKDEDLVKSVDRLR
- the rho gene encoding transcription termination factor Rho; this translates as MFEISELKAKTLADLQVIAKSIGLSKTSQLKKLDLVYQILDTQAANPVDTSSSLVSEVKQKTEKPKRKRVSKTTDTVKTTTEAKTEQLTLETPEVKVKQEKTVQRKPNPRKPVQKETVQKEVETVVETKPKVTKERVAKKVEKQEQKPANTQNKPQPNKPQPKNNLPKKNPNQTRDKNNSNRSNGNKSGNRYKDPDFEFDGIIESEGVLEIMPDGYGFLRSSDYNYLSSPDDIYVSQSQIKLFGLKTGDTVRGNVRPPKEGEKYFPLIRVSKINGLNPNLVRDRVSFEHLTPLFPQEKFNLAEKGSSLSTRIIDLFSPLGKGQRGMIVAQPKTGKTMLLKDVANAIAANHPEVYQIVLLIDERPEEVTDMKRNVRGEVVASTFDEPADKHVKVANIVLEKAKRLVECGHDVVILLDSITRLARAYNTVAPASGKILSGGIDANALHKPKRFFGAARNIENGGSLTIIATALTETGSKMDEVIFEEFKGTGNMELQLDRNISNRRIYPAIDLIKSSTRRDDLLLDAKTVQRMWVLRKYLADMNPIEAMEFINDKIKFSKNNDEFLISMNG
- a CDS encoding response regulator; protein product: MKEKIYVHVADDHKILIEGIIAVINTDKEIEIKGYSLTGQEVIDWFDQKENSADVLILDITMPVLDGFEVLKHFRKRKIDQKVIILSSYDDLKIVQEVLSLGCNGYISKNNAGEHIVNAIKAVANGEQYFSSDIQKILLQSLSGQKVPKGEMPDKYLLESLTERELDVLKLITKEYSTLEMADLMHLSRNTIETYRKSLLKKLNVKNAVGLAMYAVKNNIV